TAAGCTGCACGCAGGCCAAATGAATATTGATTGCCAATATTGCCATAGCAGTGCCTCCATTTCAAAAAATGCCGGCATTCCTTCAGTGGAAACCTGCATGAACTGCCACAGCTACGTGCAAGGCGGATTGCAGACTGAAAATCCTGAAATCAAAAAACTCATACAGCATTGGCAGGATTCCGTACCGATTGAATGGGTCCGGATCCACAACGTTCCGGATCTGGCCTATTTTAATCATTCGCAGCACGTTACAGTAGGCGGACTGGATTGTGTGAAATGCCACGGCCAGATCGTACACATGGATGAAGTAATACAAAACACTACGCTGGAAATGGGTTGGTGCATTAACTGCCACAGAGAAACAGCCGTAGACAGCACGAATCAATATTATGCGGAGACATTTAAATTTATGGATCAGCATAAGCAATTTACCATAGCGCAATTGGGTGGCCTGGAATGTTCCAAATGTCACTATTGATCAATTCCTTTATTTGAATTACCTATAGCCGTAATGGACAACAACAATAAGCAGTACTGGAAAGGGTTTGACGAATTTTATCAGGAGAATAAATTTGAGGCAAAGAAGCATGATGAATTTGCCGAAAAGCTTCCTGTCAGGCCGGAAGACTTTAATCTGCAATCAAGCAGGCGTGATTTTCTGAAATTTTTCGGATTTAGTCTTTCCGCAGCGGCATTAACTGCTGCCTGCACAAAGACTCCCGTCAAAAAGGCTATTCCTTATGTTATTAAGCCTGTTGACATCGAGCCGGGGATGCCCAATTATTATGCTTCTACCTGCCATGCCTGCAGCGCTGGATGTTCAATCCTGGTCAAAACCCGCGAAGGGCGTCCTATTAAAATAGAACCTAATCCGGAATCGGAACGGACTGGCTCCGGCACCTGCGCTTTAGGGCAGGGAACAGTACTCAACCTGTATGATGCAGGCCGTCTGACAGGTCCTGTGGCCAATGGCGCAGACACGACCTGGGAAGATATTGACCCACGCGTGGTAGCTGACCTTCAAAAGGCCTCATCAAGAGGCAAAGTGGTGCTGCTCTCGCAAACCGTAACCAGTCCCACAACGCAAAAAATAATTAACAGCTTCGTGGAAGCGGTGCCTAATGCCGAGCACAGAAATTACGACCACGTTTCAGCCTATGGCCTTCTTAAAGCTCATCAGGATGCATTTGGGAAATTCGCTTTGCCGCGCTATCGTTTTAACCGGGCCAAAACCATTGTCAGTTTTAATGCTGATTTTCTGGGTACCTGGATCTCGCCCGTAGAGTATACTAAAGGATATTCTGAAGCCCGTGCAGTAGATGAGAAAAAACGCATGGCATATCACATCCAGTTTGAAAGCAATCTTTCACTTTCCGGAAGTAATGCGGATTTGCGAATGCCTATGCGTCCTTCGCAGGAAGGCGCTGCTGTTCTTTCATTGCTCAATAAAATAGGCGGGGGCAGCACCTACGGCTCAGGTGATTTTGAATTACCCGGAAATGCAATCGCCTCGGCCGCCAATGCTTTAAAGGCTACAGCCGGGGAATCCATCGTAATATCAGGATCGAATGATCCCGGAATTCAGGCGATGGTGCTGGAAATAAACAGGAGGCTGGGCAACTATGGCAATACGCTGGACATGGATAATCCATCATACCAGAAGCAGGGAAATGATGAAGACATGATCCGCCTGGTGCGAGAAATGAATGCAGGACAAGTGGCCGCGATCATTTTCTACGGCAGCAACCCGGCATATTCATACCCTCAGGCAACAAAATTTAAAGAAGCTCTTGCCAAGGTGCCTGTGCGTGTGAGTTTTGCTGACAAAATGGACGAGACAGCCAAGCTTTGCACATACGTTTGCCCGGACGATAATTACCTGGAGAAATGGAATGACAGTGAGCCTGTAAGAGGCATGTATACCATGACGCAGCCTACCATCACCCGCATCTTCAATACACGCGCTGCCCAAGAAACATTATTAACCTGGATGGGCAACCGGCAGGAATACCATGACGTACTGAAAGCGAATTGGCAACAAAATATATATACAGGAACCGGGGGTGAGGATTTCGAAAGTTTTTGGCGCAAGGTGATCCACGATGGCGTATACCAAAGTGAACGCAGCCTGCACGACAGGGCAATTTCCACATCAGGACTGGTTGGCTCACTCGCTGCCTTTGCAACAGCCGCGATGAGCGCTGTAACGGATACAGCCGGTGCGGCCATGAATGCCATTTCAGATACAACCGGTATGTCTGCTGCGCTGCCTGGCATGGCGGCAATTTCTGATACCTCTGCCACTGCGACTCAGCAAGGCGAGACCACAACCGTTGAGGATACGGCTCAAAGTATTAATACAAGAGATCTTTCTTCAGTAGCAGCAATGGCAGAGAAAGACCGCCAGGCTGCGGAAGGACAAATGGAATTATTTCTTTACCAGACAGTAGCTCTTCAGGACGGAGAATCAGCAGGAAATCCCTGGCTTCAGGAGTTGCCTGACCCGATCAGCCGGATCTGCTGGGATAATTACGTTTGTGTTTCTAAAAGAAATGCGGATGAAAAAGGATGGAGCGATGGCAAAGTGATAAAGGTTTCTGTAGGAGACCGCAGCGTTAAATTGCCGGTATATATTCAGCCAGGCCAGCCTTATAACACCATCGCCATTGCAGTTGGATATGGCCATGATATGGCGGAAGCGTCAGGCAAGATCGCCAACTTTGTGGGTAAAAACGCTTTTCCACTGGCATCGCTGAAGAATGGAGCAGTATCCTTTCGGGGAATTGCTACAGTGGAAGATACTCCTGATGTAATAAATCTGGCACAGACGCAGACTCACCATCATGTGGAGGGACGCGATCTTGTGAGAGAAACTTCCCTGGGAACGTATATGGCCGATCCTTCTTCTATCAAGAAGCAGGACGTACACATGGTTTCACTCTATGATCCGTACAAATTTCCCGGCCATCACT
This DNA window, taken from Bacteroidia bacterium, encodes the following:
- a CDS encoding TAT-variant-translocated molybdopterin oxidoreductase; protein product: MDNNNKQYWKGFDEFYQENKFEAKKHDEFAEKLPVRPEDFNLQSSRRDFLKFFGFSLSAAALTAACTKTPVKKAIPYVIKPVDIEPGMPNYYASTCHACSAGCSILVKTREGRPIKIEPNPESERTGSGTCALGQGTVLNLYDAGRLTGPVANGADTTWEDIDPRVVADLQKASSRGKVVLLSQTVTSPTTQKIINSFVEAVPNAEHRNYDHVSAYGLLKAHQDAFGKFALPRYRFNRAKTIVSFNADFLGTWISPVEYTKGYSEARAVDEKKRMAYHIQFESNLSLSGSNADLRMPMRPSQEGAAVLSLLNKIGGGSTYGSGDFELPGNAIASAANALKATAGESIVISGSNDPGIQAMVLEINRRLGNYGNTLDMDNPSYQKQGNDEDMIRLVREMNAGQVAAIIFYGSNPAYSYPQATKFKEALAKVPVRVSFADKMDETAKLCTYVCPDDNYLEKWNDSEPVRGMYTMTQPTITRIFNTRAAQETLLTWMGNRQEYHDVLKANWQQNIYTGTGGEDFESFWRKVIHDGVYQSERSLHDRAISTSGLVGSLAAFATAAMSAVTDTAGAAMNAISDTTGMSAALPGMAAISDTSATATQQGETTTVEDTAQSINTRDLSSVAAMAEKDRQAAEGQMELFLYQTVALQDGESAGNPWLQELPDPISRICWDNYVCVSKRNADEKGWSDGKVIKVSVGDRSVKLPVYIQPGQPYNTIAIAVGYGHDMAEASGKIANFVGKNAFPLASLKNGAVSFRGIATVEDTPDVINLAQTQTHHHVEGRDLVRETSLGTYMADPSSIKKQDVHMVSLYDPYKFPGHHWGIAIDLNACTGCGSCVVACTAENNVPVVGKAEVLMRREMHWIRIDRYFSIEEDGKYLNKEDAVNDIENSDSFENVKVNFQPLMCQHCDNAPCENVCPVAAISHSSEGINQQVYNRCVGTRYCQNNCPYKVRRFNWFSYYENEEFDYNMNSDLGRMVLNPDVVVRARGVMEKCSMCVQRIQFHKLEAKKENRGLKDGEIKMACQQACPANAIVFGDMNDPESKVSKLMNRDRAYGILTEIQTKPTVNYMAKIRVEEPAKA